TCCACCCCACGGAGTACGAGCCCCTCACCCCCCAGGACACCCGGCGCCTCATGTACGCCCTCATGGACGAGAAGCAACAGCGCGTCTTCGAGGAGGAAAAGGAGCTGGACTTCTCCTTTAGCCTCCCCGGCAAGGGGCGCTACCGGGTGAACGTCTTCCTGCAACGGGGAAGCGTGGGTGGGGTCCTCAGGGTGGTCCCCGCCGTGATCAAGAGCTTTGAGGAGCTGGGCCTACCCAAGAACATCGCCGACATCGCCTTGAGCCCAAGAGGCCTGGTCCTGGTCACGGGCCCCACGGGAAGCGGCAAGAGCACCACCTTGGCCTCCATGATCGATTACATCAACGAACGCAAGCCCGTGCACATCGTGACCATTGAGGACCCCATAGAGTTCTTCCACCGCCACAAGAAGGCCATCATCAACCAGCGGGAGATCGGCGCCGACACCCACGGCTTCCACAAGGCGCTAAGGAGCGTGTTGCGCCAGGCCCCGGACGTGATCCTGGTGGGGGAGATGCGGGACTACGAAACCATCGCCGCCGCCATTACCGCTGCGGAAACGGGCCACCTGGTCATGGGCACCCTGCACACCAACTCCGCCCCGGAAACCATCGACCGCATCATCGACGTCTTCCCCGAGAACCAGCAGGAACAGGTGCGGGTGCAGCTTTCCAACAACCTGGTGGCCGTTTTGACCCAGCAACTCCTTCCCAAGGCCTTCGGCGGGGGGCGGGTCCTGGCCTACGAGCTCATGATCGCCACCCCGGCGGTGCGGGCCCTCATCCGGGAAGGCAAGAGCCACCAACTGCGAAGCGTGATCCAGACGGGAGGCCAGTACGGCATGGTCACCATGGACGCCTGCCTGGCCGACCTCTACAAGCGCAAGCTCATCACCTACGAGATGGGCTTGAGTAGGGCCGTGGACCCCAAGGAGTTCATGCGCCTCGCCGGGGTACAGGAAGGGGCCAAGCGCTAACGGGTAAACTTTAGGGCATGTACGAAGCCGTCATCGGCCTCGAGGTCCACCTTCACCTGAAAACAAGGACCAAGGCCTTTTGCGGCTGCCAAGCCGACTACTTTGGGGCCGAGCCCAACACCCACGTCTGCCCCATCTGCCTGGGCCTGCCCGGCACCCTGCCCGTGCCCAACCGAAAGGCGGTGGAGTTCGGCCTGCGCCTGGCCTTGGCCTTGGAAAGCCGGGTACCGGAAACCCTGGTCTTCCACCGCAAGAACTACTTCTACCCCGACCTGCCCAAGAACTACCAGATCAGCCAGTACGACCTTCCCCTGGGCCAAGGGGGCTTCCTGCCCTTGGGGGATAGAAGGGTACGCATCAAGCGCCTCCACCTGGAAGAGGACGCCGGGAAAAGCCTCCACCTGGAAGGCTGCACCCTTCTGGACCTGAACCGGGCGGGAAGCCCCCTTATCGAGCTCGTGACCGAACCCGACCTCCACTCCCCCGAGGAGGCCCGGCTTTTCCTGCAGCGGATCCAGGCCCTGGTGCAGACCCTGGGCATCTCCGAGGCGAGCCCGGAGGAGGGCAAGCTCCGGGCCGACGTCAACGTTTCCGTGCGCCGGGTGGGGGAACCTTTGGGTACCAAGGTGGAGATCAAAAACCTCAACTCCTTCAAAAGCGTGCAGCGGGCCTTGGAGTACGAGATCCGCCGCCAAACCGAGATCCTCCGGCGGGGGGAGAAGGTAAAGCAGGCCACCCTGGGCTTTGAGGAGGGAAGCGGCAAAACCTACCCCATGCGCACCAAGGAGGAAGAGGCGGACTACCGCTACTTCCCCGAGCCCGATATCCCCCCCATCCCCATCCCTCGGTCCTGGCTTCAGGAGGTCCAGGCCCACCTGCCGGAGCTCCCTTGGCAGAAGGAAGCCCGCTACCGCGCGCTAGGCATCAAGGCAAAGGACGCCGAGGTCCTGGCCTATAGCCCCGCCCTGGCCCGCTTCCTGGACCGGGCCCTGGCGCTTCGGGAAGCCTCCCCCCAGGCCCTGGCCAACTGGCTTCTGGCCGATGTGGCGGGGCTTTTAAACGAGCGCGGCCTGGCCTTGGAGGAAACCCGCCTCACCCCCGAGGCCCTTTCCCGCCTGGTGGCCCTCTTCGAACGGGGGGAGGTGACAAGCCGGGTGGCCAAGGCCCTCCTCCCCGAGGTCCTGGAGGGCCAAGACCCCGAGGTCTTGGTGCGGGAGCGGGGGCTAAGGGTGGTGGCGGACGAAGGCGCCCTCAAAGGGGTGGTGGCGGAGGTCCTCGCCGCCATGCCCGAGGCGGTGGAAAGCGTCCGCCAAGGCAAGCTCAAGGCCTTGGACGCCCTGGTGGGCCAGGTGATGAAGAGGACCAAAGGCCAGGCCCGGCCCGACCTGGTGCGCCGCCTCCTCCAGGAGGCCCTTGGGGTAGGATAAGGCCGATGCGCTACGAGGAGGCCGGGGTCCACATAGAGGCCAAGGCCGAGGCCCTCAAGAGGGCCAAGGCCGCCATCGCCGCCACCTACACGGAA
The Thermus sp. LT1-2-5 genome window above contains:
- a CDS encoding type IV pilus twitching motility protein PilT, with the protein product MPKTPDIVDLLTLAVERGASDLVITVGLPPMIKVDGEFHPTEYEPLTPQDTRRLMYALMDEKQQRVFEEEKELDFSFSLPGKGRYRVNVFLQRGSVGGVLRVVPAVIKSFEELGLPKNIADIALSPRGLVLVTGPTGSGKSTTLASMIDYINERKPVHIVTIEDPIEFFHRHKKAIINQREIGADTHGFHKALRSVLRQAPDVILVGEMRDYETIAAAITAAETGHLVMGTLHTNSAPETIDRIIDVFPENQQEQVRVQLSNNLVAVLTQQLLPKAFGGGRVLAYELMIATPAVRALIREGKSHQLRSVIQTGGQYGMVTMDACLADLYKRKLITYEMGLSRAVDPKEFMRLAGVQEGAKR
- the gatB gene encoding Asp-tRNA(Asn)/Glu-tRNA(Gln) amidotransferase subunit GatB gives rise to the protein MYEAVIGLEVHLHLKTRTKAFCGCQADYFGAEPNTHVCPICLGLPGTLPVPNRKAVEFGLRLALALESRVPETLVFHRKNYFYPDLPKNYQISQYDLPLGQGGFLPLGDRRVRIKRLHLEEDAGKSLHLEGCTLLDLNRAGSPLIELVTEPDLHSPEEARLFLQRIQALVQTLGISEASPEEGKLRADVNVSVRRVGEPLGTKVEIKNLNSFKSVQRALEYEIRRQTEILRRGEKVKQATLGFEEGSGKTYPMRTKEEEADYRYFPEPDIPPIPIPRSWLQEVQAHLPELPWQKEARYRALGIKAKDAEVLAYSPALARFLDRALALREASPQALANWLLADVAGLLNERGLALEETRLTPEALSRLVALFERGEVTSRVAKALLPEVLEGQDPEVLVRERGLRVVADEGALKGVVAEVLAAMPEAVESVRQGKLKALDALVGQVMKRTKGQARPDLVRRLLQEALGVG